A region of Nitrospirota bacterium DNA encodes the following proteins:
- a CDS encoding GTP-binding protein: MAKAKYERRKPHVNIGTIGHVDHGKTTLTAALTKVSADKGMAKFISYDEVAKASESQGR; this comes from the coding sequence ATGGCGAAGGCGAAATATGAGCGGCGGAAGCCGCACGTGAATATCGGGACGATCGGACATGTGGACCACGGCAAGACGACGTTGACCGCGGCCTTGACCAAGGTGAGCGCGGATAAGGGTATGGCCAAGTTCATCAGCTACGACGAAGTGGCGAAGGCGAGCGAAAGCCAGGGTCGG
- a CDS encoding ATP-dependent helicase, which translates to MNRDSTPYVLKRSPDQGPASVLSLNYASALNAQQLAAVTAGEGPALVIAGAGSGKTRTLVYRVAYLIDSGVDPSHILLLTFTRKSSQEMLERAGELIGVRSERVRGGTFHSVANMLLRRYGRSIGLEPGFTILDRGDAEDLIALVRVQLGLNEKDKRFPRKGTIAEMFSKSENTLRPLDEIVVEEFNHFADHLEALGQLRQGYQASKRQRQLVDYDDLLVLLRRLLMEDEVVRRTISSLYRYILVDEYQDTNRLQADVIRHLASTHRNVMVVGDDSQSIYAFRGATFKNIMEFPSLFPGTTIYKLEENYRSTQPILNLANAVIDVATEKYTKRLFTRKLDGPLPTLVEAAGENAQSRFIAQKILELREEGVPLSEMAVLFRSSFHSFDLEIELSRHGLPFIKRGGVKFIETAHVKDLLAHLRVVANPLDLVSWHRVLMLIEGVGPKKAQDVMAALVKSDNPYRALSMMPGRTGKGLKDLALTLESLAGDEALRPAHLVSQIYEYYLPIFKEQYDDYPKRARDLDHLQTIAERYQELEAFLSDLALEPPDGSAAGNEAPDRDDERLVLSTIHSAKGLEWQCVFVMWVVDGRFPSVYAFGEDEELEEERRLFYVAVTRAKRYLYLTYPINVFDRGSGMVLSNPSRFLDPVSPALLNQLTLMEEGGRPDWYARDDHEM; encoded by the coding sequence ATGAACCGAGACAGTACCCCGTATGTGTTGAAGCGGTCGCCGGACCAAGGGCCGGCCTCCGTGCTCTCGCTTAACTATGCCTCGGCGTTGAATGCCCAGCAGCTTGCGGCGGTGACTGCAGGCGAAGGGCCGGCCTTGGTCATTGCCGGCGCCGGCAGCGGCAAGACGCGAACGCTGGTCTATCGCGTGGCCTATTTGATCGACTCGGGGGTCGATCCGTCTCACATTCTGTTGCTCACCTTTACGCGAAAATCGTCGCAGGAGATGCTCGAGCGGGCGGGCGAGCTGATCGGCGTGCGCAGCGAGCGAGTGCGTGGCGGCACGTTCCATTCCGTAGCCAATATGTTACTCCGGCGTTATGGTCGATCCATCGGACTGGAGCCGGGCTTTACGATTCTTGATCGTGGTGATGCCGAAGACTTGATCGCCCTGGTTCGTGTGCAACTCGGCTTGAACGAAAAAGACAAGCGGTTTCCCCGCAAGGGTACGATCGCGGAGATGTTCAGTAAATCCGAGAATACCCTGCGCCCGCTCGACGAGATTGTCGTCGAAGAGTTCAATCATTTCGCGGACCATCTGGAGGCGCTGGGTCAGTTACGGCAGGGCTATCAGGCGTCGAAGCGCCAGCGCCAGCTGGTCGATTATGACGATTTACTGGTGCTGCTGCGGCGGCTTTTGATGGAAGATGAAGTGGTCAGGCGGACGATTTCATCGCTGTATCGATACATTCTGGTGGATGAGTATCAGGACACCAATCGCTTGCAGGCGGATGTCATTAGGCACCTTGCGTCCACTCATCGGAACGTTATGGTTGTCGGCGACGACTCGCAATCAATCTACGCGTTTCGTGGTGCGACGTTCAAAAACATCATGGAGTTTCCGTCGCTCTTTCCCGGCACCACGATCTATAAGCTCGAAGAGAACTACCGCAGCACCCAGCCGATCCTGAATCTCGCGAATGCCGTGATCGATGTGGCAACCGAGAAATATACCAAGCGGCTCTTTACGCGGAAGTTGGACGGGCCATTGCCGACATTGGTGGAAGCGGCAGGGGAGAATGCTCAATCGCGTTTCATCGCGCAGAAAATTTTGGAGCTGCGAGAGGAAGGGGTCCCGCTCAGCGAAATGGCGGTGCTGTTTCGGTCGAGCTTCCATTCCTTCGATCTGGAAATTGAGCTGTCGCGTCACGGACTGCCATTTATCAAGCGTGGCGGGGTCAAATTTATCGAGACCGCACATGTCAAGGATCTGCTGGCCCATTTGCGAGTGGTGGCGAACCCTCTAGATCTTGTCAGCTGGCATCGCGTACTCATGCTCATCGAAGGGGTCGGGCCGAAGAAGGCCCAGGATGTCATGGCGGCGTTGGTGAAGTCCGATAATCCCTATCGCGCCCTTTCTATGATGCCGGGGCGAACGGGGAAGGGGCTGAAGGATTTGGCGCTGACTCTCGAAAGCCTTGCGGGAGACGAAGCGCTACGGCCCGCGCATTTGGTTAGCCAGATCTATGAGTATTACTTGCCGATTTTCAAGGAGCAGTACGACGACTATCCCAAGCGTGCGCGGGATCTGGACCATTTGCAGACGATCGCGGAGCGGTATCAAGAGCTCGAAGCTTTCTTGTCCGATCTGGCGCTGGAGCCCCCGGATGGGAGCGCCGCCGGCAACGAGGCCCCTGATCGCGATGACGAGAGGCTCGTGCTGTCCACCATCCATTCGGCTAAGGGGCTTGAGTGGCAATGTGTATTCGTCATGTGGGTTGTGGATGGACGGTTTCCATCGGTCTATGCGTTCGGTGAAGATGAGGAGCTGGAGGAGGAGCGGCGGCTGTTCTATGTTGCCGTGACGAGAGCCAAGCGGTATCTGTACCTCACCTATCCGATCAATGTGTTCGATCGGGGAAGCGGCATGGTGCTCTCGAACCCCTCTCGTTTCCTGGATCCTGTATCGCCTGCGTTGCTGAATCAGCTGACCCTCATGGAGGAAGGTGGGCGGCCTGATTGGTATGCCCGCGATGACCATGAGATGTGA
- the glgP gene encoding alpha-glucan family phosphorylase has product MDTSQTATSVSNGIPSSLSRLMELAHNLWWSWTPETRRLFEHIDPTLWVLTHHNPVELLAKVRPDRLMHLTQDPSYMRLYSAALKIFDEYLQNKQSWFKTQHGDLKAPTIAYFSAEFGLHRSIPIYSGGLGILAGDHCKEASDLGVPLVGIGFMYPQGYFRQRITPEGWQEAAYAPFKQAESPIHPALTPSGEPCRITVEIGSRVVTAAVWKVLAGRVPLYLIDTDVPENSPENRALSARLYGGDQEMRLCQEYLLGIGGVRMLRALGIAPTVWHANEGHSAFLTLERIRELIQKGSTHADACEVVRQSTVFTTHTPVPAGHDVFPHHLMDRYFTGYWEQLGLSREDFLRLGDTPESQGQGFNMTALAIRMAAHVNGVSREHGRVSREMWHHMWPGLAIEQVPIRSVTNGIHAPTWIAPELNQLYGKYLGPEWADKCDDTAMWQRVLDIPDQELWAVRQTRKRKLMGFIRERARSGWMQGHLQASQVLTRGTLLDPEALTIGFARRFATYKRATLLFRDLERLKQLLHNQWRPVQLIFAGKAHPADEPGRYFIHEVLSFCDDHKLGGHVAFIENYDMHMAKFLVQGVDIWLNTPRFPLEASGTSGQKAALNGVINLSVLDGWWKEGYNGANGWGIEPLLENQDIQAQDEHDAQQLYRMLEQEAIPLYYQRDLDGIPRGWVQLMKENLRTNAPRFCTKRMVKEYVDKLYAPAMVRTPSTW; this is encoded by the coding sequence GTGGATACTTCGCAAACAGCAACCAGTGTATCGAATGGCATTCCATCCAGCCTCTCACGTCTCATGGAATTGGCACATAACCTCTGGTGGAGTTGGACCCCGGAGACTCGTCGACTGTTTGAACACATCGATCCAACCCTCTGGGTACTGACCCACCACAACCCCGTAGAGTTACTGGCAAAGGTCCGGCCAGACCGACTCATGCACCTCACCCAAGATCCCTCGTATATGCGGTTGTACTCTGCCGCTCTTAAGATATTTGACGAGTATCTTCAGAATAAACAAAGTTGGTTTAAAACACAGCACGGCGATTTGAAAGCCCCCACCATTGCCTACTTTTCTGCAGAGTTTGGTCTACATAGATCCATCCCCATTTACAGTGGTGGCCTAGGCATTCTTGCCGGGGACCATTGTAAGGAAGCCAGCGACCTGGGCGTGCCCCTGGTGGGAATCGGATTCATGTATCCACAAGGATATTTTCGACAACGGATCACGCCGGAAGGATGGCAAGAAGCGGCTTATGCTCCATTTAAACAAGCAGAGTCCCCGATTCATCCTGCCCTCACTCCATCAGGAGAGCCCTGCAGGATTACGGTCGAGATCGGTAGCCGAGTCGTCACTGCAGCAGTCTGGAAAGTGCTTGCCGGGCGGGTCCCCCTCTACCTTATTGATACAGACGTCCCCGAGAACAGCCCTGAGAATCGGGCTCTTTCAGCTCGACTGTATGGCGGCGATCAAGAGATGCGCCTCTGCCAAGAATATCTGTTAGGTATCGGCGGTGTCCGCATGCTTCGTGCCTTGGGCATCGCACCGACGGTCTGGCATGCCAATGAGGGCCACTCTGCCTTCCTCACACTCGAACGCATTCGTGAGTTGATCCAGAAAGGATCGACCCACGCAGACGCCTGCGAAGTGGTCCGCCAGAGCACGGTCTTTACGACCCATACCCCGGTGCCAGCCGGCCACGACGTGTTCCCCCATCACCTCATGGACCGGTACTTTACCGGCTATTGGGAACAACTGGGTCTCTCGCGGGAAGACTTCCTTCGATTGGGAGACACACCCGAGTCGCAAGGACAAGGATTCAACATGACGGCACTCGCGATCCGGATGGCCGCGCATGTGAACGGGGTCAGCCGTGAGCACGGACGGGTCTCGCGTGAGATGTGGCACCATATGTGGCCGGGACTGGCAATCGAACAGGTCCCGATCCGTAGCGTGACGAATGGCATCCACGCCCCGACCTGGATCGCACCGGAACTCAACCAGCTCTATGGCAAATATCTGGGCCCGGAATGGGCGGACAAATGCGACGACACGGCGATGTGGCAACGGGTCCTGGATATCCCCGACCAGGAACTCTGGGCCGTGCGCCAAACCAGAAAGCGTAAACTGATGGGCTTCATCCGGGAACGTGCCAGAAGCGGCTGGATGCAGGGCCACCTCCAAGCCTCGCAAGTATTAACACGAGGCACGTTGCTCGACCCCGAAGCGCTCACCATCGGCTTCGCCAGGCGTTTTGCCACCTACAAGCGGGCAACCTTATTGTTCCGCGATCTCGAACGGCTGAAACAGTTACTCCATAACCAATGGCGTCCCGTCCAATTGATCTTTGCCGGCAAGGCCCATCCAGCCGATGAACCTGGTCGCTATTTCATCCATGAAGTATTGAGTTTTTGCGACGACCATAAATTGGGCGGACACGTGGCGTTCATCGAAAACTATGATATGCACATGGCAAAATTTCTCGTCCAAGGGGTCGACATTTGGCTCAACACCCCACGCTTTCCCTTGGAAGCGAGCGGAACGAGTGGGCAAAAGGCCGCACTCAACGGCGTCATCAATCTCAGCGTCCTTGATGGCTGGTGGAAAGAAGGCTACAACGGAGCCAATGGATGGGGCATTGAACCATTACTCGAAAACCAGGATATTCAGGCCCAAGACGAGCACGATGCCCAACAGCTCTATCGCATGCTGGAGCAAGAAGCCATCCCCCTCTACTATCAACGAGACCTTGACGGGATACCCCGCGGCTGGGTGCAGCTCATGAAGGAAAACCTTCGGACCAATGCGCCCAGATTCTGCACCAAACGAATGGTCAAGGAATACGTCGACAAGCTCTATGCACCGGCTATGGTTCGCACACCCTCGACATGGTAA